TTCCTGGGCCAACTGTTTTGCGCAGCTCTTCACAAGCATTGTACATGCCGCTGAAGATGCGGGAGCGTTCTTGCTCAGTTGCTAGATGCTGCTGTCGTCGGAAGAGTTGCCAAGCGCGGTGGATGGTCCAGTGGCGTAGGTATCGAAGACGGGCCATTCGTAGAGGAGGGGGAGCGGGAGAGAACATATTTTGGCGGAGCGTGCGGATGCGGTAGTAGTTTTCGGACTTCGGAGCTGCGTGCTTTCGGCGGGGAGGGACCTTGCCGGCATTGGGGCTCTTCGGCGCGGCCTTGGGAGGTGTGCGAGCAAGCATGTTCGCTGTGGTGGAGAAAAGACGGGTCGTTTGCGTCGTAGAAGCACGCTGGCGGGTAAAAAGCCCGCGGAGAGAGAATATTGAAGACATCGTGAGGTTTAGCGGTGCGAAGCAGGCGGGGAAGTCTCAAGTTATTGACCAAGACATAAATATTCGGGTCAATCGTATTGCAAAAAATGATACAATCAACTAAAGCTCGAAGGGAATCGGCGGTAATGATCGTTCGGCGGTTCGATTCGTCTTAATTCTctggagagaaagagaaaggcgCATTGAACGCTCGTGCTAAGAAGTGTCCGCCTTGCTTGACTTGTGCTCGGGTTTGACGCAGTTTTTCCTGGATCAATCGATCGTATGGTTGGAGTGCAGCTCGGCAATCTTTCAACCGGGGCAAGTTATTCTCAACACTCGGGTTGATACAGTCGTATTGGAAAGTCTGCTCATTGTAGAGGTTCCAGATGTCCTGCACGAGGAAATTGTTAGCTCGATTCGGTTCGGGTAAATATTTCACCGAGTCCAGCTCAAACCCAAATTAACTTCAACTCAGACTTCAAACTCTTGTCATAAGACGATGATGCCTCGAAGTCCGTGAAATTATTGTCTCAATCCAGACCAAATTGAATTTTCAATCTGAGTGTTGCTGGAATAGACAGTGCTGGAAGGTTGAAGACTTACCGATTGCCCCTCGTTTTCGTAGATAAAGAGATCTCGACGATTCCCACCATGGAAATGCTCCCACGCCATTCTTTCCAGCCTGGAGTTCCAGTGGCCTGCAAGATCTTGCAGTGAGAGACCGGTGGCAGCTGTGAGAAGAATCTCTAGGTCTGGCGACTGAACACCTTCGTAGACTTCAGGCACATCTTTGAGTCGAAGTATAAGCCACGCAAGCTCTTGGGTCACGCCATGTTTCCAAATGTTGTCTTTGTGGTCTTGGGTCGGAAAAACCGCAAAACTTCGGGAAAGGGAAGTCCAATCCTCTAGGATTTGTCTGAAAGTATCAGGATCTATCACCACTCTTGAGCGTAGGAATGCGTGTCTCGGGTAGTAGGCTGCATGATATACGCCTAAGAAAAGCGTCATCGAGCCGATGAAGATTTCAGAGGCTGGTTTCCAGAGGGCCATGAGGCGTAGCTTGTGCTCATAGGAGCTTCGAGGGACTTGTCCTTCATATGTGAAGTTCATGTGGCTCGGCATGATGTCCAGTCCTTCAGTGAACGGTAAAGAGTTCGAGTATCGGAAAATAAAGGTCCCAGGGGAGTATCCGAGAAACCACCTCCCACGACGCATGAACGGAAACTGAATAACTCGGAAGGTTTCAAGGCGATCTCCCATCGTGACATGTACCTGGCTCGCTATCTGCACCagttgattgttgatgagcatGCTTGAAACGTCCCTGGGATCAACAACTCGGGGCTCCATCAGGGCTCGTCTCAAATAAACGAGCTTTGGCATGGATGTATTCAAAAGCTGGTCAAAGTTTTCCGTGATGGTGTTGCGAACCTCTTCTGATAAGCTGGTCGCTGGTATCTCATTTGTGGTAAGCAGATCATAGGATGCGTGGTAAAACGCTTGATCGGCCACACTCTTTCTAAGATTGGCTCTGAGGCAATGCTTGATGGGGCTATATCGTCTCTCTTCGGACTCTACGCTCATGTACCAGATGGAGAAATTGTGAGCGTGCAAAAAGTCCGTGGGGGTACACGGGAGCTGGATGCCCTGGCAAGGGACACAAGCGTTCGGATCCTGAGCACGTTGGGGACGAGCATTTACCCGCGGCCGGCCGCAGCCAGCCCTTCGAGGTCCTCGAGGTCCAGTCATCTAGAGACAATTTTGGAGAGACAACGATAGGAGCACTGGGTAAACATACGTGTTTGGCCTGTAAGAATATCTGGTTAGAATACCCGAAAAGATAGGTCTGATGGAAGCCGGCGAGAATGGGAAGATGCAGATGACAAAGGAGAAGTTTTAAGAGAAAGGCGAGACGTTGGGAAAATCAAAAcagcgaggaggaaagaTCAGGGTGCTTTCGTCATGTTTTTGGTATAGGAAGACTCACTTTTGACTTTTGTGTTCGCAGAGAAACTTCTGAATATGCAAACTTAGGTAAGTGAGGTTGCCGCCTTCAGGGAAACAAGAAAACTTCTGAGTTCTGACTTCTAGGTCCATGGAACGGGAAAGAAACTGTCAGTATGCCTAGGCTCGGTAGGCCTTAAGACTGCCCACCCGATTCTTTTGACACCTTTGTTCACTGTCAGAAGTGATGTTACCCCTGAAGGCCACCACCATCACTAACCCAAATGGGTGATAAAATAAAAACAGTATTGAGTGCCTCTTCAACTTGATCATTAGAAGAAGTCACGTTTTAAAGATTACAGCACATATGTGGTAGAATCAAACGCTGGAAGGTTTGTAGTGGCGTAGATTAAGAAGCGGAAGTATACCGCCGTTGACCAGAACCTTGACTCAAAATTTACTATAGTAGTCGGCAGGTAAGGACTTGGATTTTGTGACACCTGAGGGGCCCAAAAGGCGATTATTTGCCAAGATAGAAGTTCGAGATAGGATTGAACTGAATAACAGAGTAATGTTACCTTTATCTCTTGTGTGGTGGCAGTATCGATGCACGTTGCGAGAAAAGGGGGCATTGATGACTTTCGATATCGTGGACCGAGACCgaagctataataagaaagTGTAACGAATACAGGTTTTGCGCTAGTTAACTTAAGATGTCAGAGAGACAAATAGCTTTCGtttttaaaagtaaatttatGGTTGTTAGATCATCATTCGTCGTAGATTGATCAAGTTCTGATATCTTGCCCAAGGATTCACTGACACTGCCATCCGTCGCAGCTTACTTTCACACGGACTAACACTCCCAACTTGTTCATGTTTTTCATCCTTGTAAATCTGATATTTCCTCTGCAAGCTTCTATTGTTTCCCTTTCACCACAAACGAACTTGACCTTACGCACCAACAAACTCGTCACACACTTcccttcaccatcaccacatcCCTCTTCACACTTATAAAAGTGCCTGACAAGGTATTTGGCAAACATATTTCTCGGATACAAGCATTCACTCATCGCAAATAACTAGATAAACAAAATGGACAGTCCTTACGCCTCCAACACTGGCCTGTCTTCGGACTCTGAGCCTGATGATGCCCCTCAGGCTAATGATTATTGGGTCCGACGTCGAGCCCAGGAACGTTTACGGGGGCCTGGCGCTTCCGAAAATAGGTCCAGCCCGGCACCCGAGGACCTAGAGGATGTCCCTCTTGATGACGACAACTCTGACCAGGGAGAGCATGAGGAAGGGTACGACATCCTCGACGGGGCGCTCGTTCGAGGGGCGATGCATCGAGACCGCTCCATGAACGAACTCGCCCCTGACGAGGACTCCGATGAAGAGCCCTCCTCTGAGGAGCTCCAGTTTGACGACGCTGGAGTGGTTGGGTACTTTGGCGCTGAGATGTTCAGCGAGACTGAAGAGGTGCATAGCCAAAGGTATGATCCGTGATTGCTTTTAACTCTTATCTCTCGGACTCGTCTATGTTTAAGAACCTAGAAAGCTAACTCAAAATAGCACCTCTCAGATTATCCAGAACCCTTCTGGCACCGACGTCCCCCAAGGAGTTCTTGCTGCAACCGCACAGATCGCGCAGAACAACCTCGCTAGGTCATACGACAACCTCACCGGCGGGCTTACCTACACTGCCCATCGTGCCCAAGATGCCATGGCGACCACTGCCCAGGTAGGGGGCCCTCTAGCTGAAGGGGCCTGGCGTGCTGGCAATGGTGTCGTGATTTGGGCTCAAGAGCGATGGCCCAACATGCCTCGTGTTATCAACCGTAGGGTGTTGGGTTCTCTGGCCGAGATTGTGATGGAGGGTGTTCAAGCCTTGCCACCTTCGGACTCCATCATTCGCCCACAAGGACGGCGATGAATAGGGGGGCCAAGGTAGGCTATGGCTTACTGCCGCTAAAAGTGACGGATTGGGTGCAGGTATTTGGCTCTGGCAACCGATGGGCGTGGGGAGTATGGGAGAAAAGTCTTTTGCTGTTTTTGTGTTTTCGTTTGTGGATGATACCAATATATACGGACAAGGAAAGCAATTAGCATGGCGCTCGGAAAATGGAGCATGGAATTTGCAGGCGAGTGTTTCTGAAGGTAAAGGAGAGAAAGCATTCAGGATCACGCATCAAGAGCTGGCGTATATAGAATAAAAGTGCTTTGTTATGCAAAATACCATTGTGTCGTCAACAAACTACATTAAACTCCAAGTCGCATGCCGTAATCCTTTATCCCTTTTGAACCAAATCATTATTAGTGCTCGTGTGTCACGTTGTTGAGATCCCTGAATTCACCGTGTAGGCTCTCGATCCCTTCTGCCTTGACCTCGTCGACAAGCTTGGCCACCTCAGGGGCAATGACGTTCTCATCAAAGCCGAAGTATTTGTAAGCATCCTTACCAGGTAGTGATTTGCCGAAAGTGGTCATTGAGTAACCAGCATCGGCGTATCGTTCCCAGCCGTTGATGGCATAAGCCTCAATCACAACTCGAGGGGCTTTGGAGCGGTATTGAAGGACTTGGCGTTTGTACTCGAGAGGTTGGGAGTTGAAAAGGCGCTGACACGGGAACGAGACCACACGGGCCTTGATGCcgaacttctccttgaggacCTCACGGGTCTTGACGGCGAAGACCATTTCGGCACCGACACCGATGAGAGTGACATcggcatcctcctcctcaatgaATACATAAGCACCCTTCTGAACACCTTCGCGGCTGGAGTACGCAGGGTATTGCTCGAGGTTCTGACGGGAGAGGGAGATTATAGATGGAGTGTCCTTGGCCTCGAGAGCGGTAATGAAGGCACCGGCCGTCTCTTCGGTATCGCAAGGTCGGATGTAAAGGAGGTTGGGCATGGAGCGGTACAGAGCAGGGAGAGCAATCGGTTGGTGGGTTGGGCCGTCTTCGCCAGTACCGATCGAGTCGTGGGTGGCAATGTGGATGACTTGAAGGTTCTGAAGAGCGCCCATGCGGACACCGGGAGCGGCGTAGATGTAgaacatgaagaagcttgaggtgACAGGAAGGATCGTGCCCTTGCCGTAAGCGGCGAGACCGTTGGAGATGGAAGCCATCGCATGTTCACGGATACCCCAATGAATGTAACGGCCGGAGTAGTTGCCATTGATGCCACAGGTGGTCTTGAGGTCGGGCTGTAACTGTGTTAGTGACAGGAAACTGGCTGTGTCAGGGGGAAACTTACATGTTGGAAGTCAACCTTGTCCTTCCAGATCATGTTGACAGAGGGTGACAGATCAGCTGTGCCGACCATGAAGTTCTTGAGTTTCGCAGCCAGGGGGTTGCAGATGATACCGGCAGACTTTCGGGAAGGTGTAGGAGCAGTAGGGAATGACTCCTTGTCAGGAATGATGCCTCGCCAGTCGTCAGTAAAGCGGCCCTCGACACGCTTCATAAACTCTCCATGAAGATCAGGGTACTCCTTGCTGTAGGCATCAACAAGGCTCTTCCAATCCTCGACGAGGCGGTCACCACGAGTCTTACGGTCGCGGAAGAAGTTATAGACCTCATCAGAGACGACGTAGTGCTTCTCAGGGTCCATGCCGAAACGTTCCTTGACGGCCTTGACACCATCGGGACTGAAAGCGGCACCGTGGGCTTTGGCATCGCCAGCAACCTTGCTACCGACTCCGATGACGGTGTGAATGTTGATAAAGGTGGGCTTGTCGGTACTAGCCTTGGCTTTGAGGAGGGCTTTGACAATACCCTCGACATCGAAGCAGCCGTCCTCGACCTCG
This genomic stretch from Fusarium fujikuroi IMI 58289 draft genome, chromosome FFUJ_chr09 harbors:
- a CDS encoding transketolase family protein — encoded protein: MAPSAITPETQEEPVALSNVVKLIKNDDAETIDLALRQFRCLIADLCEQFKGGHPGGAMGMAAIGLALWKYVMQYSPNDPDYFNRDRFVLSNGHTCLFQYTFLHLTGYKAMTFEHLKSYHSSNYDSLAPGHPEIEHEGIEVTTGPLGQGIANAVGLAMATKNLAATYNKPNYELVNNMTYCMIGDACLQEGVALEAIQLAGHWKLNNLVVMYDNNQITCDGSVDLCNTEDVNAKMRACGWDVTEVEDGCFDVEGIVKALLKAKASTDKPTFINIHTVIGVGSKVAGDAKAHGAAFSPDGVKAVKERFGMDPEKHYVVSDEVYNFFRDRKTRGDRLVEDWKSLVDAYSKEYPDLHGEFMKRVEGRFTDDWRGIIPDKESFPTAPTPSRKSAGIICNPLAAKLKNFMVGTADLSPSVNMIWKDKVDFQHPDLKTTCGINGNYSGRYIHWGIREHAMASISNGLAAYGKGTILPVTSSFFMFYIYAAPGVRMGALQNLQVIHIATHDSIGTGEDGPTHQPIALPALYRSMPNLLYIRPCDTEETAGAFITALEAKDTPSIISLSRQNLEQYPAYSSREGVQKGAYVFIEEEDADVTLIGVGAEMVFAVKTREVLKEKFGIKARVVSFPCQRLFNSQPLEYKRQVLQYRSKAPRVVIEAYAINGWERYADAGYSMTTFGKSLPGKDAYKYFGFDENVIAPEVAKLVDEVKAEGIESLHGEFRDLNNVTHEH